From a region of the Actinomadura luzonensis genome:
- a CDS encoding WXG100-like domain-containing protein encodes MAVMLDPRLSGFLNLIGFPWPKINEDEIRKDAHAWRTVLAGSSAQGAQADATVRRTQQNYQGESATALTTRWNKVGDGGGHITQATAASRSAPVVLDGTANVVSAVKVAVGTQAAYGLATTTQALLFGGAAGGMAALARMYMTRHAVGKVALEGAEGTARGLAPALGSRVTETMRRIMKEMEKRPHARDGMLQIGRRRGGGGGGRGGRGKGKGGGYDPNSSASYDAGAQRMHGRLPSNNDVQNMSAAEAEKAAKELKDSILTRKMNEARLGSDPGHQARLRQEQELLRKLEDKAKEN; translated from the coding sequence ATGGCTGTGATGCTCGACCCGCGGCTGTCGGGCTTCCTCAACCTGATCGGCTTCCCCTGGCCGAAGATCAACGAGGACGAGATCCGCAAGGACGCGCACGCCTGGCGTACCGTGCTCGCCGGATCGTCGGCCCAGGGCGCGCAGGCCGACGCGACGGTCCGCCGCACGCAGCAGAACTACCAGGGCGAGTCGGCCACGGCCCTGACCACCCGGTGGAACAAGGTCGGCGACGGCGGCGGCCACATCACGCAGGCCACCGCCGCCTCCAGGTCCGCGCCGGTCGTGCTCGACGGCACCGCGAACGTGGTCAGCGCGGTCAAGGTCGCCGTGGGCACGCAGGCCGCGTACGGGCTGGCCACCACCACCCAGGCACTGCTGTTCGGGGGCGCGGCGGGCGGGATGGCCGCGCTCGCGCGCATGTACATGACCCGGCACGCCGTCGGCAAGGTGGCGCTCGAAGGCGCGGAGGGCACCGCCAGGGGGCTGGCCCCCGCCCTCGGCAGCCGCGTCACCGAGACCATGCGGCGCATCATGAAGGAGATGGAGAAGCGCCCGCACGCCCGGGACGGCATGCTCCAGATCGGCCGCAGAAGAGGAGGGGGCGGCGGCGGAAGAGGCGGCCGGGGCAAGGGCAAGGGCGGCGGCTACGACCCGAACTCCTCAGCGAGCTACGATGCCGGCGCGCAGCGGATGCACGGACGCCTGCCCAGCAACAACGACGTGCAGAACATGTCGGCGGCAGAGGCCGAGAAGGCCGCCAAGGAGCTCAAGGACAGTATCCTCACCCGCAAGATGAACGAGGCCCGGCTCGGCAGCGATCCGGGGCACCAGGCACGGCTGCGCCAGGAGCAGGAGCTTCTGCGGAAGCTCGAGGACAAGGCCAAGGAGAACTGA
- a CDS encoding YbaB/EbfC family nucleoid-associated protein codes for MRSPAPEDDAEYLHQYVAQSRRAVRALHEARASIGRVEGRARSQDGLVEAAAGGHGLPTRLRIDPRALRLGEAALGRQVAEVLRSAQDDAGRQARQIAEGVRDLTAALPEPLDETFVRGRVDQALSRLAWEG; via the coding sequence ATGCGATCACCCGCACCGGAGGACGACGCCGAATACCTGCACCAGTACGTCGCCCAGAGCCGCCGCGCCGTCCGCGCGCTGCACGAGGCGCGGGCGTCGATCGGCCGCGTGGAGGGCCGGGCGAGGAGCCAGGACGGGCTCGTCGAGGCGGCCGCCGGCGGCCACGGCCTCCCCACCCGCCTGCGCATCGACCCCCGGGCGCTGCGGCTCGGCGAGGCGGCGCTCGGCAGGCAGGTCGCCGAGGTGCTGCGGTCCGCGCAGGACGACGCCGGGCGGCAGGCGCGGCAGATCGCCGAAGGGGTGCGCGACCTCACCGCGGCCCTGCCGGAGCCGCTGGACGAGACGTTCGTGCGCGGCCGGGTCGACCAGGCGCTGTCCCGCCTGGCCTGGGAGGGATAA
- a CDS encoding YbaB/EbfC family nucleoid-associated protein encodes MLWPPIDPANISERELDEAARRGERMLAWLESAQEELRAVTGTGSGPSGHVRVSVDADGRVLDVRYDGRALRLGSQDLAEETLAAVRAACADAERRTHDLMREAFPGYDPAATQAELERLLGEG; translated from the coding sequence GTGCTCTGGCCGCCCATCGACCCCGCGAACATCAGTGAGAGAGAGCTCGACGAGGCCGCCCGCCGCGGTGAGCGGATGCTGGCCTGGCTGGAGTCGGCACAGGAGGAGCTGCGGGCCGTCACCGGCACCGGCTCGGGGCCGTCGGGGCACGTGCGGGTGAGCGTGGACGCGGACGGCCGCGTCCTCGACGTCCGCTACGACGGGCGCGCCCTGCGGCTGGGCAGCCAGGACCTGGCCGAGGAGACGCTGGCGGCGGTACGGGCGGCGTGCGCCGACGCCGAGCGGCGCACCCACGACCTCATGCGCGAGGCGTTCCCCGGCTACGACCCGGCCGCGACGCAGGCCGAACTGGAACGGCTCCTCGGCGAAGGCTGA
- a CDS encoding transposase family protein, whose translation MLFYRAALPLSPQTLSYLSGILRRHRNTINSPWRRRNPGQQALLVLVHLRKGETLTEVAAGFGVGIATAWRYIREAIVLLAHRSPRLEQALRAAKRAGYPYLVLDGTLIPIDRVAADRPYYSGKHRRHGMNIQILATPDGTPLWTSGSLPGSVHDLKAARIWGIPRRLKAASLLVLADKGYVGAGEHVRVPYKGRNKPASQKAANAAHAKLRGPGERANAQLTTWRILRKLRCCPLLAGQLVKAILVLQLREAG comes from the coding sequence TTGCTGTTCTACCGCGCCGCGCTGCCGTTGTCACCTCAGACCCTGTCCTATCTGTCCGGCATCCTGCGCCGGCACCGCAACACGATCAACTCGCCCTGGCGTCGCCGCAACCCCGGCCAACAAGCCCTGCTCGTCCTCGTCCACCTGAGAAAAGGCGAGACCCTGACAGAGGTCGCCGCAGGCTTCGGCGTCGGCATCGCGACCGCCTGGCGCTACATCCGCGAGGCCATCGTCCTGCTCGCCCACCGCTCACCCCGCCTGGAGCAGGCGTTACGCGCCGCCAAGCGGGCCGGCTACCCCTACCTGGTCCTGGACGGCACCCTCATCCCCATCGACCGCGTGGCCGCCGACCGGCCCTACTACTCCGGCAAGCACCGCAGACACGGCATGAACATCCAGATCCTGGCCACCCCCGACGGCACACCCCTGTGGACCTCCGGCTCCCTGCCCGGCTCCGTGCACGACCTCAAAGCCGCCCGGATCTGGGGCATCCCGCGCCGCCTCAAGGCCGCCAGCCTGCTCGTCCTCGCCGACAAGGGCTACGTCGGTGCCGGCGAGCACGTACGCGTGCCCTACAAGGGCCGCAACAAGCCCGCCTCCCAGAAGGCCGCCAACGCCGCCCACGCCAAGCTCCGCGGACCGGGCGAACGGGCCAATGCCCAGCTGACGACCTGGCGTATTCTGCGCAAACTACGATGCTGCCCACTTCTCGCAGGCCAGCTCGTCAAAGCGATCCTCGTCCTACAGCTCCGCGAGGCGGGATGA
- a CDS encoding transposase, whose amino-acid sequence MAGIDEIRRGAPCWEQDPTIGKYRLVADRWHVGFTDVSGGQGLLGQVEGRVSATVAAWLSARPEAWRQAITHVAIDMCQTFRCAVRAALPHAVIVVDHVHVVQLANTKLAELRRRLTWKMRDRRGRTGDPEYDHRRLLRANREDLTADQVAVLERDLTRIGTHGRHLLAGWHAKEKLRHLLALARTNPSRSQIAHRLHAFCAWCVDHPYLPELITLAETVAAWWEEIEAFLHTGITNAKSEGTNRVIKLEARCAYGFRNPVNQRLRHAALPPEGAETAPFPPNTPAALRDR is encoded by the coding sequence GTGGCCGGGATCGACGAGATCCGGCGTGGTGCTCCCTGCTGGGAGCAAGATCCCACCATCGGGAAATATCGGCTGGTCGCGGACCGATGGCACGTCGGGTTCACCGACGTCAGCGGCGGCCAGGGGCTGCTCGGCCAAGTCGAGGGCCGCGTCTCGGCCACGGTCGCGGCCTGGCTTTCCGCCCGCCCCGAGGCTTGGCGTCAGGCGATCACCCACGTGGCGATCGACATGTGCCAGACCTTCCGCTGCGCGGTCCGCGCCGCGCTGCCGCACGCGGTCATCGTGGTCGACCACGTCCACGTGGTCCAACTCGCCAACACCAAGCTCGCTGAGCTGCGCCGCCGCCTGACCTGGAAGATGCGCGACCGACGCGGCCGGACCGGCGACCCCGAATACGACCACCGGCGGCTGTTGCGGGCCAACCGTGAGGACCTCACGGCCGACCAGGTCGCCGTCCTGGAACGTGACCTGACCCGGATCGGCACCCACGGCCGGCACCTCCTGGCGGGCTGGCACGCCAAGGAGAAGCTGCGACACCTGCTCGCCCTGGCCCGCACGAACCCGTCCCGCTCACAGATCGCCCATCGCTTGCACGCCTTCTGCGCCTGGTGCGTCGACCACCCCTACCTGCCCGAACTCATCACGCTCGCCGAGACCGTGGCCGCCTGGTGGGAAGAGATCGAGGCGTTCCTCCATACCGGGATCACCAACGCCAAGAGCGAGGGCACCAACCGGGTCATCAAGCTCGAAGCCCGCTGCGCCTACGGCTTCCGCAACCCGGTCAACCAGCGCCTACGTCATGCTGCGCTACCACCCGAGGGAGCTGAAACCGCGCCGTTCCCGCCTAATACTCCAGCCGCACTTAGGGATCGATGA
- a CDS encoding DUF4265 domain-containing protein has translation MKVAKQNYIARVDLAPFGFPGLFEQIWLGDLGGGMYEVRCIPFRVYGLALGDIVDISSDGSLISSLVRPSGRKVLRVLLIPSLGAERLSTVINSINMKIGEADLLFEWSGDRHVAIDVPADINVDDLIGLVSGYVERGEAFWEWGDAEPFRAS, from the coding sequence GTGAAGGTGGCCAAGCAGAATTATATTGCGCGCGTTGATCTCGCACCATTCGGGTTTCCTGGCCTGTTTGAGCAAATATGGCTAGGCGATCTGGGTGGTGGAATGTATGAAGTCCGATGCATTCCCTTTCGAGTTTACGGACTTGCCCTGGGGGACATAGTTGATATATCTTCCGACGGGTCGTTGATTAGTTCACTAGTGCGCCCATCGGGGCGAAAAGTCCTTCGCGTTCTACTCATCCCATCGCTTGGAGCTGAGCGCCTCTCTACCGTTATAAATTCAATTAATATGAAGATCGGTGAGGCTGACCTTCTGTTTGAGTGGAGCGGAGATCGACATGTAGCCATAGATGTTCCCGCAGATATAAATGTCGATGACCTGATTGGCCTTGTAAGCGGCTATGTCGAACGAGGAGAAGCTTTCTGGGAATGGGGAGACGCCGAACCATTCAGGGCATCGTGA
- a CDS encoding HNH endonuclease, whose amino-acid sequence MGPLCSWCRTSPATSIDHVHPRVRGGDLTDANTAPACTFCNSSKGSRPQPVNPPPYYVGPFLSPWW is encoded by the coding sequence GTGGGACCGCTATGTTCTTGGTGTCGAACGAGCCCGGCAACAAGCATCGATCATGTTCATCCGAGAGTTCGCGGAGGCGACTTGACGGATGCAAACACGGCACCCGCTTGCACGTTCTGCAATAGCTCCAAAGGTTCTCGGCCGCAACCTGTGAATCCTCCCCCGTATTACGTGGGCCCCTTCCTGTCGCCATGGTGGTGA
- a CDS encoding tyrosine-type recombinase/integrase translates to MRAGASLHEVQMLLGHEDPRTTQRYAHLTPGAHDVVRRARSAQNDHARATHDVR, encoded by the coding sequence GTGCGAGCGGGTGCGAGCCTTCACGAAGTACAAATGCTGCTGGGGCACGAAGATCCTCGCACTACGCAGCGTTACGCTCACTTGACCCCGGGGGCGCACGACGTGGTGCGGCGTGCGCGGTCCGCTCAAAATGATCACGCACGTGCAACGCACGATGTCCGGTAG
- a CDS encoding SsgA family sporulation/cell division regulator: protein MNSTTVSAELGLRLVVPDRTTVPLLAGLSYTADDPYAIRMAFHVGNDEPVEWIFARELLTVGIVRRVGDGDVQVWPARADGERTLHISLTSPFGQALFEVPLAPLTEFLHRTYEKVPAGRETDFMDLDAELTNMLWPS, encoded by the coding sequence ATGAACAGCACCACCGTCTCCGCCGAGCTTGGCCTTCGGCTTGTGGTCCCCGACCGTACTACCGTCCCCCTGCTCGCCGGACTGAGCTACACAGCCGACGACCCTTACGCCATCCGCATGGCCTTCCACGTAGGGAATGACGAGCCGGTCGAGTGGATCTTCGCCCGCGAGTTGCTGACCGTGGGCATCGTGAGGCGTGTCGGCGACGGCGACGTGCAGGTCTGGCCGGCACGCGCCGATGGGGAGCGCACGCTCCACATCAGCCTCACGTCCCCGTTCGGCCAGGCCCTGTTCGAGGTGCCGCTGGCACCGCTCACCGAGTTCCTGCACCGCACGTACGAGAAGGTGCCGGCGGGGCGCGAGACCGACTTCATGGATCTGGACGCGGAGCTGACCAACATGCTCTGGCCGTCCTGA